The segment TTGCCCTTCATATTCCATCTAACACCTCCTTGGCAGTTCGATAGATGTAAGCTTTTGAAGCAAAGAACCTCACCATCCGCAAAGTACTCTTACCAAAATTTCCCGAACAGGTTTCCTCTGTATTAATCAAACCGCTTATCATTCATTATGAAATATAGCAGAACCATACCAAAAATACCTCCTATCAGAAACGGTATTATGTGATACAAATACCCTCGTAAGGTAACTGTTTCCTCAGTTAAAGCCATGACTATAAAAGTTCCCGCCATCCCTCCAAGCATCATAAGTACAAACTGCCGTACCAAATACTTAGGAGACTTCATCCTCTTCTTAATTTCTTTATAATCCATTCGCACAGCTCCCATCTCAGCAGCAGCTTTAAACATCTCTTCTTAAAGTTACAACTATTATCTCTGGTCGATTAAATATTCGCTGCGGAATAATGCTGTTTCCCAATCCCCTGCTAACAATCATTGCAGAAGAACCGTTTACATATTTACCAGAAGTATACTCTGGAAAGAATCCCTGATCAGGAGCAACAACGCCGCCAAAAAAAGGTATTCTTACCTGCCCACCATGTGCATGGCCTGAAAAAATCAAATCAACTTTATTCTTGCTATAAAAAGAGAATAATTCGGGTCTATGTGACAATAGTATTTTAAAGCCTTTTAAGTTGCCTGTTTCTTTTAACACCGAATTGGTTTGACCTGCAGTCATTCCGCTGTCGGGGTCATCTACCCCAACAATAAAAATTCTGTCTTCGCCTCTAGTTAGGCTTTCACTGGTGTTCCTCATAACTTTAACCCCAAGTTTACTTAACTTCTTTTCTAAAGAGTTAAACTTACCAGACCACCATTCATGATTACCCGTAACAAAGTATACTGGAGCTATCGAAGCTATTTTCTTCATTAGCTCCAGACTTGCCGCCTCATTGTAATGCTTACTATCTACCAGGTCACCCGTAAATACTATCAGGTCAGGTTTTGCTTTGCTGATTTTTTCAACTAGAGGTTTCTGGTTTTCCCCAAAAGTCTTACTATGTAAGTCCGATAAATGCACCACCCTGTAACCATCAAAACCATGCGGCAGTTTAGCAGAACTCACAGTAATTCTTGTAGTGGTAATTGAGTTATTCTCAAAGTATAGAAATGCTGCCATACCCAGTAGGAACAGCAACGCTAATAGTAATCTCTTTCCCATTATTTCCGATTTCCCTTCGCCGTTTCTCTTCTATAGGCAGTTGTAAAAATCAATGCTTCTTAATCCTAATCTGATTGTATAAAAAACCTGCCGTAAAAACCACTGTTAATAAAACATATGCAATAATAACATATCGGTTATCAACCATAAATCCTGGCGTTACGAGAAACCAGATCTTTGCACTAATAGTGAGTACAGGGATTGCATATAGCTGTGAAACTGTAGCTAAAAGAAAATTCCTACTTTCATCTGATACAAAGAAAAAGGACCATATGTATAAGGCCTGTATTCGAGCCGATGCAATAACCGATGCGCATAAATAGCATTATCTTGATTACACCCCCTACGGGGCTCTTTTTATCTATATACTTTTTTCGGGGAAGATTGGGGAACATACAAAGCCGTGAAGGCTTACAGGATTGCTCCTGCATACACCCCACGGGTTATCACCTATCTTTATTTTTATTCTGCAGAGTTTATTTTACATATACACAACATTGATTATTGAAATGTTGTAGGATTATACTGAATTTCTTTAATATTAAACTTTGCATATGTAAAATCTTCTTCTGGAAAATTCCATACTCCTTCACCATAAGTCGGAAGGTTATAACCATTAATATTTTTATAATTAGAGACAGGTGTTGACCATCTTACCTTTTCATATGTCTTGCCCGTCGGTGAATAGAACCTATCATCCGAAACAAAACTAATCAACTGGCCTTCCTCATTAAAGTATAATGTTGCAGATACCTTGATCCCCTCATTATTAAATACAGCCTTTGCCGTTAATGAATCTATAGGCTTCCACTCAATTCTTTCATCAATAAGAGTTGCTGGTGCCAGTAGACACATATCATTGAAAACAGTAACTGTTTCGCCTTGATTCATCTCTTCACCCTTACCATCAACTACTGGGATTAAACCTGCTAATTTAATAAGCATTGTTGCCTTTGCATCTGTATATGAATGCAGGCCAATAACCGGTATACCTGACATATTCATTTTTATAAAGAATAAGCGAGTAATTTTATCAATAAAACTATATTGCCTTACATCCACTTTTGCCCAGTCCCTTTTTCCGTCTGTTTTCATACTTCCATCAATAATAACTTTAAAACTTTTTACTTTCTCCTTGCCCACTACACCCACATACCTAAGATATTTTTGAACAGGTTCCGGTAGATGTGCGATATCTGTTTCCTTTAAAATTTCATTTTCCAGTATTCTGGTTCTTTCTAATCCCTCAAGAGCCTCCGACTTAAATTGCCTGTACAGGTGCTGTGAATAATAAAAACATAATAGTATAACTAAAACCACCAGAATTGTTATTGTCCATTTAATATTCATACTTCTCATTGTATCCCCCTAACATATCTTATTCTATTCAAATTTTTATAATAGCAAACTCATTTGTATCTGTCAAAACAAACTAAATGTGGATATAGCGTAGATGTTAATTCATACTAAAGTCTGATAACACTATGCTGTTAGTGCTACCCCAACATGTCATGAGTTAATTCCTCCTTTTTCCTCACCTCACTACTAAATGTATTATTAGTTTGCAAAAGCCCCAATCAAATAATTGATTAAGGCTGGCTGACAGTACTTTTAGTTGTGTCACTGTAATCAAAAAATGTGTAACATAACAAAACCATTGTTAGAATTACACCCCTTACAATAAAAATAATACAGTTGCATTATATATTTTGGAAAATATATTTGATTAAGACTGGTGGGTTTTTGAGGTTAAAAGCGTTTATTGCCCCATGGGTAATATTAACTTTGTACTCTGGGGACGGAGGCGGAGGAAATGAATAAGTGATTAGTACTTTTTCTTTACCATTTTTAAACGTCAAATGAAATGAGCCATCTCTTACGAGCTCCCAGCCATACTGAGGCATTTTGCTCTTATAGTAACTCCTAAAAGAGGTCAGGCTTACAACAGTTTTAAATACGGTTTCCTCCTCTTGTTCACTAATGAGCTTTGCATTGGGGGGCATGGGAATGTCTTCTCTATACATTTCAGTTTTGGAACAACCTGCCGTCAAGCTTAGAAACAATATTATCAGGACTACTAAAAGCCGAAACTGTTTCACTTTAGCCCTCCTCGATCAGTATACTATCTATTACATTCTCTTGAAATTTATTATTGTCCTTTTACTAAGGTCGCTTTTTCCCTTTTCACCAACCTGTCTGACATCCTAAAAATAAAAGGGGAGTGCTCCTTTTATTGCTTATAGGGCACTTCTAGCGAATGATTAATTTCTGTGTATCTTTTTAATCTCCTCCTACAAGGCCAGCACCCGAACTTCTCAAGATCTCTTCTATTTCGGGCTTTAATTTGCTTGGGATTTCGGCAGCCTGACTTATCTGTATATACTTAAATGTTGTCAGATCAAAGGGCACCCTATCATCGGCTTCGCCTGGTTCAAAAATAAATAAAAGACGGTTCTTTTCATGGTGCTGAAGAGCAAAACCCGCCTCGACATAAACATTTGGTCGATGACCAGTAAGATCGCAGATGATAATATCTGAAGAGGAGATTGCCTCGTACATACGGTTATGAATGGGGAAGGTTCCTCCTTCGTGTGTACCCATATCGATTAATTCAAGGCAAATACCATGCAGTTGCTGAATATCCTCCAGAGTCCGATGAAGTTGTTCAAGTCGTAGTTGTGCTTTGTTGTATGCATCATTGGGAGTATCCATTTTTGGATACCAGCGTGCTAGAAAAACCCTTTTTGGAATGTGGAGTTGAGACGCTTTAAAAGTTTCCAGCAATTGCTGTGCAGGAGATAGTGGGTTCAATAAATTGGTTATTCCTTGGCTCCCAAGCCAATAACCAATACGATCTAAATAGCCAACAACCCAACTAACTTTAGCTTCGTGGTCGTCACCCTTTGCCTCACGCCAGACACGAGCCGCTAGCTCAAAAAAACTATAGGTACTGCACATAGATGGGTGATTTGCAGATAAGCGAGTGGCTATATCAGTAAGTCCGGCAAACAGTTGATCGGCAAAGACTGTTAAGCTTTGGCGGGTTTCTGCTATAGAGGGGTCCATTTTTATTAATTGGCGAGATGAATCCCATAATGTCGCTAATGGACGCTCACCAAAGCGCTCTTTAGCCGGATCCGGCAGACCGCTTAGATGGTCTGCTAGTAGGCGTGTCAAATGTAATTCTGGGCTGTGAGAAAATTCGTTGTCTGGCGTCATCGCATATTCAGGGTTTTGTCCCAGAAGCAAACGCAAACCGTGCTCTGATTCCAAGGGCAAAGCTGTGCTGTTGATGGTGTGAAATATTAATGATTCAGCATAATCATCCGCATCATTTTCCGGGGTGCCAAGCAACACCATACAAAACGGGGCTAAGTATTTGTCCTGAAGGTTCATATCATCCTGCAATCTTTCAGCAAAAGCCAACCGGTGATTGCCGTCAATTCGGCGGATAAACTTGCTCGACTTGACATCCGTTAGTCGGCTACGTCGGACTCTCACTTTTTGGATGCGTTGATTTTTACTAGAAAAGCGCCGTTCCATGTAAATTGGCCCATCTTCTAGAGTTCTTACCCCCACCGTCTCGGTTTCTATAATAATAGGCTCTACCTCGTAACGTACAGCAAGAATCACCTCAGGAATAAACCTGTTATCACTGCGTTCTAAGTACTTCTTGATATCTTCTGCATGTTTTGGGTCCAACTCTCGTTGATGTCCAACGACGTGATTTGGTTGATTTCCATTTATCATTATATAGGGAACAGAAACCTCCGCTAGATCGCGCAAGTCGGCAAATCCCCGGATAATACGAAAAATGCCCAGAACTCTTTCAGCAAAAACACCCTCGAACTCTATGTATTTACTACGGGACACGTTATTTAACCTCCCCAGAATGGGTACTAAGTATCATTTGTTCAACGGTTTTTACCGCATTTTGCATTATTGTGAAAGCTTGATTTTTTAGCCTAGCTATCTCAGCCTTTACTTCAATGATTTTTCTAATCAGGATTACTTGCTCACAGATCGGCGGTAACGGAAACTTGATATTAAAAACATCTTCGTTTCCAATAGCATAATTACCAACAGCAGTTCTTACACCAGCCTCAATTTGCGGGCGCACCATACTCGTAGATAAAATATATTCCAAATACTCTGGCTTAATGTTATCCTTGCAACGAATGCGCATCAACTTGTCTGGAAAAATTACATCCAGATAATCTTGGTTAATTATTGCAACTCGCCCAACGTAATCGAGAGTTCCGTTCGTGCGACACATTAGAACATCGCCCTTCTTTAGGCCAAATTTTTCTCGATATTGTTTTTTATTGGCGATGTATTTCGTTTCATGG is part of the Metallumcola ferriviriculae genome and harbors:
- a CDS encoding metallophosphoesterase — its product is MGKRLLLALLFLLGMAAFLYFENNSITTTRITVSSAKLPHGFDGYRVVHLSDLHSKTFGENQKPLVEKISKAKPDLIVFTGDLVDSKHYNEAASLELMKKIASIAPVYFVTGNHEWWSGKFNSLEKKLSKLGVKVMRNTSESLTRGEDRIFIVGVDDPDSGMTAGQTNSVLKETGNLKGFKILLSHRPELFSFYSKNKVDLIFSGHAHGGQVRIPFFGGVVAPDQGFFPEYTSGKYVNGSSAMIVSRGLGNSIIPQRIFNRPEIIVVTLRRDV
- a CDS encoding DUF6544 family protein, with protein sequence MRSMNIKWTITILVVLVILLCFYYSQHLYRQFKSEALEGLERTRILENEILKETDIAHLPEPVQKYLRYVGVVGKEKVKSFKVIIDGSMKTDGKRDWAKVDVRQYSFIDKITRLFFIKMNMSGIPVIGLHSYTDAKATMLIKLAGLIPVVDGKGEEMNQGETVTVFNDMCLLAPATLIDERIEWKPIDSLTAKAVFNNEGIKVSATLYFNEEGQLISFVSDDRFYSPTGKTYEKVRWSTPVSNYKNINGYNLPTYGEGVWNFPEEDFTYAKFNIKEIQYNPTTFQ